In Candidatus Kaistella beijingensis, a genomic segment contains:
- a CDS encoding c-type heme family protein produces MKNLYLGILFSATAIVSCNQQNGKKGEVIPEDNIVKLSESETLEGFGLMKTNCYACHNPVTPESERVAPPMIAIKARYLAQQKTKGEFIAEIWNYVQKPDSSKSKLPGAVQRYGLMPYQSFHQKDIEKIAAFIYDYKIPEPEWFKEHYKKQMNAEFNQNGKPIPASAKTKEEIAMDYALETKQLLGKNLQKKLKEEGAEKALEFCNVEAIPLTKSVSDKYKVAIKRVSDQPRNPRNLANAEELKIINKYKADLVAGKSVKGMMLNDHQFYMPITTNTMCLQCHGTVGKEIKPNVAAEIKKLYPKDKATGYQENQLRGIFSVTMK; encoded by the coding sequence ATGAAAAATTTATATTTAGGAATATTATTTTCCGCAACGGCAATCGTTTCCTGCAACCAACAGAATGGAAAAAAAGGGGAAGTAATTCCCGAAGATAATATTGTAAAACTCTCTGAAAGCGAAACTTTAGAAGGTTTTGGTTTGATGAAAACCAACTGTTACGCCTGTCACAACCCTGTAACTCCCGAAAGTGAACGCGTTGCTCCGCCGATGATTGCGATAAAAGCACGGTATTTGGCACAGCAAAAAACAAAAGGAGAATTTATTGCAGAAATTTGGAATTACGTTCAAAAGCCCGATTCCTCAAAATCAAAATTGCCGGGCGCAGTTCAGCGTTATGGTTTGATGCCGTACCAATCTTTCCATCAAAAAGATATTGAAAAAATTGCTGCATTTATCTACGATTACAAAATTCCTGAACCCGAATGGTTTAAAGAGCATTACAAAAAACAAATGAATGCAGAGTTTAATCAAAATGGAAAACCAATTCCTGCAAGTGCTAAAACCAAGGAAGAAATTGCGATGGATTACGCTTTGGAAACCAAACAGTTACTCGGAAAAAATCTTCAGAAAAAGCTAAAAGAAGAAGGCGCAGAAAAAGCATTGGAATTTTGTAATGTTGAAGCCATTCCTTTAACGAAGAGCGTTTCGGATAAATATAAAGTCGCTATCAAAAGGGTTTCGGACCAACCAAGAAACCCTAGAAATTTGGCAAATGCTGAAGAACTGAAAATCATTAATAAATATAAAGCAGATTTGGTAGCCGGAAAAAGCGTTAAAGGAATGATGTTAAACGACCACCAATTTTATATGCCGATTACAACCAACACGATGTGTCTGCAATGTCACGGAACCGTTGGAAAAGAAATAAAGCCAAATGTTGCCGCAGAAATTAAGAAACTTTATCCCAAAGATAAAGCAACAGGATATCAGGAAAATCAACTTCGCGGAATTTTCAGCGTAACAATGAAGTAA